Proteins encoded within one genomic window of Longimicrobium sp.:
- the crtI gene encoding phytoene desaturase family protein — protein MADVVVIGAGVGGVAAATRLAARGLSVDVLEAGPRVGGKLNVRVVEGIEVDTGPSVLTLPGALDAVFRVAGSSLREEITLREPKPAFRYLYPDGVALDVFVRPEQTVESVRSTLGAQAADEFAGFLRYSARIWDAAAPHFVYGPAPTPAALARGGLASLALLPRIDPLRRMWGAIRARVRSPHLRWLLARYATYNGSDPRRAPATLNCIAHVELAMGGYGVEGGMYEVARALARVAERAGARIHTGARVERIRTSGGRVQGVETADGRHWPAAAVVGNADAAHVLDDLLPQGTIRRAPAEPSMSGWVGIVRARRRSGAEARAAHTVLFPGTYMNEFTDIFDRGIPPSEPTVYLCAQEACHGRSGWDSDEPLFVMANAPAEPAAGPRAPETWSRLRETVMKRLRTAGLIAEHDDLAWERTPTDLANEFPGSRGSIYGAASNSPLAAFRRPPNRVVGVRGLYLASGSAHPGGGVPLCVLSGEAAARALLADRGMEP, from the coding sequence ATGGCTGACGTGGTGGTGATCGGCGCCGGCGTCGGCGGGGTGGCGGCGGCCACGCGGCTGGCGGCGCGCGGCCTGTCGGTCGACGTGCTGGAGGCCGGCCCGCGTGTCGGCGGGAAGCTGAACGTGCGCGTGGTGGAGGGAATCGAGGTGGACACGGGCCCCAGCGTCCTCACGCTGCCGGGTGCGCTGGACGCCGTCTTTCGCGTCGCTGGAAGCTCGCTTCGGGAAGAGATCACGTTGCGCGAGCCCAAGCCCGCTTTCCGCTACCTGTACCCGGATGGAGTGGCGCTCGACGTGTTCGTGCGGCCGGAACAGACGGTCGAGTCGGTGCGATCCACGCTCGGCGCACAGGCGGCGGACGAGTTCGCCGGCTTCCTGCGCTACTCCGCGCGCATCTGGGACGCCGCCGCGCCGCACTTCGTCTACGGCCCCGCGCCCACCCCCGCGGCGCTGGCGCGTGGAGGGCTTGCGTCACTGGCGCTGCTGCCGCGCATCGATCCGTTGCGCAGGATGTGGGGCGCGATCCGCGCGCGGGTCCGCTCGCCGCATCTGCGCTGGCTGCTGGCGCGATACGCGACCTACAACGGCTCGGACCCGCGCCGCGCCCCGGCCACCCTCAACTGCATCGCCCACGTGGAGCTCGCGATGGGTGGATACGGGGTGGAGGGCGGGATGTACGAGGTCGCCCGCGCCCTCGCCCGCGTCGCCGAGCGCGCCGGAGCCCGCATCCACACGGGCGCGCGCGTGGAGCGCATCCGCACGAGCGGCGGGCGTGTGCAGGGGGTGGAGACGGCGGATGGACGGCACTGGCCCGCCGCCGCGGTCGTCGGGAACGCGGACGCCGCCCACGTGCTGGACGACCTCCTCCCACAGGGTACCATTCGGCGCGCTCCGGCGGAGCCATCGATGTCCGGCTGGGTCGGCATCGTGCGCGCCCGCCGGCGCTCGGGAGCGGAGGCGCGGGCCGCGCACACCGTGCTCTTTCCGGGCACTTACATGAACGAGTTTACGGACATCTTCGACCGCGGCATCCCCCCCTCCGAGCCGACGGTCTACCTCTGCGCGCAGGAGGCGTGTCATGGCCGCTCCGGATGGGACAGTGACGAACCGCTCTTCGTCATGGCCAACGCCCCCGCCGAGCCCGCCGCCGGCCCCCGCGCGCCCGAAACGTGGTCCCGCCTGCGCGAAACCGTGATGAAGCGGCTGCGCACCGCGGGCCTCATCGCTGAGCACGACGATCTGGCCTGGGAGCGCACGCCGACCGACCTCGCGAACGAGTTTCCGGGGAGCCGCGGCAGCATCTACGGCGCGGCATCCAACTCGCCGCTGGCCGCCTTTCGCCGCCCGCCCAACCGGGTCGTGGGGGTGCGCGGGCTCTACCTTGCATCCGGGAGCGCGCACCCGGGCGGCGGGGTGCCGCTGTGCGTACTCTCGGGCGAAGCGGCCGCGCGCGCGCTCCTCGCCGACCGCGGGATGGAACCGTAG
- a CDS encoding lysophospholipid acyltransferase family protein, which translates to MSRSPWFLALTRPYVRRRLARGLDGFYVDGLEQAREAARHVPVILAANHVGWWDSFLVVALDEALGTEGYALMDAESVRRLPFFARLGALPLDRRGAATSRAGLRDAAAKLDRPGRAVWIFPQGHHRPAHLRPLCFQGGVALLARMVPEASIIPIAIQYAWGERPAPAAWAHLGAPIPAGGAAVARVERAVEDGLARIDAALAGSARAFPALVAPRVKSPEQGIGARLLGGRGGGDG; encoded by the coding sequence ATGAGCCGCTCCCCCTGGTTCCTCGCCCTCACGCGCCCGTACGTGCGGCGGCGCCTAGCGCGCGGGCTCGACGGCTTCTATGTGGATGGCCTCGAACAGGCACGCGAAGCCGCCCGCCACGTCCCCGTCATCCTCGCCGCGAACCACGTGGGCTGGTGGGACTCGTTCCTCGTGGTGGCGCTCGACGAGGCGCTCGGCACCGAAGGGTACGCGCTGATGGACGCGGAAAGCGTACGCCGCCTCCCCTTCTTTGCACGCCTGGGAGCGCTCCCGCTGGACCGCCGGGGTGCGGCCACGTCGCGCGCGGGGCTCAGGGATGCGGCGGCGAAGCTGGACCGGCCGGGCCGCGCAGTGTGGATCTTCCCGCAGGGCCACCACCGGCCGGCGCACCTCCGCCCGCTCTGCTTCCAGGGCGGCGTCGCGCTCCTCGCGCGGATGGTGCCGGAGGCGTCCATCATCCCCATCGCCATCCAGTACGCCTGGGGAGAGCGGCCCGCGCCCGCCGCGTGGGCCCACCTCGGCGCGCCCATCCCGGCGGGCGGAGCGGCCGTGGCGCGGGTGGAGCGCGCCGTCGAGGACGGCCTGGCGCGCATCGATGCGGCGCTCGCCGGAAGTGCGCGCGCCTTTCCCGCGCTGGTTGCGCCGCGGGTGAAGTCGCCGGAGCAGGGGATCGGAGCACGCCTTCTGGGCGGGCGCGGAGGTGGCGATGGCTGA
- a CDS encoding glycosyltransferase family 2 protein — MILAWLLLAAPPLFVLALVLFNLTVWPRGRADGRIAGRVSVLIPARDEAETIERCVLAVLACTHPPDEVIVYDDDSSDGTAGIVARLAAEDGRVRLVRGVPLPPGWVGKPHACHRLAEAASGDVLVFLDADTEASPECLARIGFIFDNFCADVVTAATRQVTGTWAERWIIPLLHLTYVAWLPLPLVWRSRDPRFLVANGQLLAIRRAALDAAGGWPSVRAEVVDDMALCRRVKQTGGRVVFADGHLMARCRMYRGSGEVWRGFSKNLAEGVGGTAASVLGVIALYGIVFVAPYVGLAVAVLGPRALLAPSLAGVAANVLIRIALALRLRQPIEGIVLHPLAVLGAMGIAVNSFRWRRRGDIRWRGRRYASREARLEG; from the coding sequence GTGATCCTCGCGTGGCTCCTTCTAGCCGCGCCGCCGCTGTTCGTGCTCGCGCTCGTCCTCTTCAACCTCACCGTCTGGCCGCGTGGACGCGCGGATGGGCGCATCGCCGGCCGCGTCTCCGTCCTCATCCCCGCGCGCGACGAGGCGGAGACCATCGAGCGCTGCGTCCTCGCCGTCCTCGCCTGCACGCACCCGCCCGACGAGGTCATCGTGTACGACGACGATTCTTCCGATGGTACCGCCGGAATCGTCGCGCGCCTGGCGGCGGAGGACGGGCGCGTGCGGCTGGTACGAGGGGTCCCGCTGCCGCCCGGCTGGGTGGGAAAGCCGCACGCGTGCCACCGGCTCGCGGAAGCGGCATCCGGCGACGTGCTCGTCTTCCTCGACGCCGACACGGAGGCCTCGCCCGAGTGCCTGGCGCGGATCGGCTTCATCTTCGACAACTTCTGCGCCGACGTGGTGACCGCCGCCACGCGACAGGTGACGGGGACGTGGGCGGAGCGCTGGATCATCCCGCTCCTCCACCTCACCTACGTCGCATGGCTCCCGCTCCCGCTCGTTTGGCGCTCGCGCGATCCGCGGTTCCTGGTGGCGAACGGCCAGCTTCTCGCCATCCGCCGCGCTGCCCTCGACGCAGCCGGCGGCTGGCCCTCCGTGCGCGCCGAAGTGGTGGACGACATGGCGCTCTGCCGGCGCGTCAAGCAGACCGGTGGCCGCGTCGTCTTCGCGGACGGGCACCTCATGGCGCGCTGCCGCATGTATCGTGGCTCGGGCGAGGTCTGGCGTGGATTCTCCAAGAACCTGGCCGAGGGGGTGGGCGGCACGGCGGCCAGCGTGCTGGGGGTGATCGCGCTTTACGGCATCGTGTTCGTCGCCCCATACGTCGGGCTCGCGGTGGCGGTGCTGGGTCCGCGCGCGCTCCTCGCGCCATCGCTCGCCGGCGTCGCGGCGAACGTGCTGATCCGAATCGCGCTCGCTTTGCGCCTGCGGCAGCCGATCGAGGGCATCGTGCTGCATCCGCTGGCGGTGCTGGGGGCGATGGGGATCGCGGTGAACTCCTTTCGCTGGCGCCGCCGCGGCGACATCCGCTGGCGCGGGCGGCGGTACGCGTCGCGCGAGGCGAGGCTGGAGGGATGA